The Psychrobacillus sp. FSL K6-2836 nucleotide sequence ATCCCATTTTGCTTAGCAGGCAATGCAGTTTCTGTAACTTTTACATATTCCTTTTTAGTTGGCTGTTCTGCTAAAAACTCTTTACCAGTAAACCATTCTCCTGTGATGGCATTCATACTCAGAACATCAGGCACATAAACCAGCTTTACGTCATTTTCCCCAGTTTCATAGTTGGTGTTAACTTGATATTGTAGTTTCGCAGTAAGATTTCCTTTGATTTTTTCTAATGCTTCTTTTTGATCTTTTACTTTTTTTACATCTTCAAAGGTAGGAGATTTAGTTATTTGTGAACCATAGAAGCTTACAATTTCCCCGTTTCCGAGAACGGTTACGTTTACACTCTGGTCAGCAATTGCAACATCATCCTTCATACGATTGAAAGAAAAGGAATAACTTATTGGCCTAGTTAAAATTTGCTTTGAATAATAATTGTAGTGATCATTAAAATCCTCATCTAATTTGTAATTACCATCTTTAAGGTATTTCTTAACGAAATCGGCTGCAACCTTTTTAGCTTCTTCTTTAGAAAATTTAGCTGGAAACAAAGCGTCTGGAGTACTAACAGGCTCGTAGTTAAAGGATTCGATTTCGTAATCTTCTCCATAAAATCCTATGCTTCCACTAATATCCTTCCCATTTTGTAGCTTACTAAAATATAAATGATACCTTGTCATCTCATCCTCAGGATAATTATGAGAACTCATATGAAAATCACTAGCATTTACAAAGTCAAAAATCCCAGGAAAAGCAGAATGAAACTTTTTAAGCAAGTCCTCCTTAGTAACAACCTTCTCTGTAGCATCCACCTGTGCTACCACCTTTGCTGGTTGCCCTTCTACTGTACTCGCCGCACTAGCAGCAGATGAAAACACACCAATAGATAAAGCAGATGCAGTTAATATAATTCCTAGCTTCTTCAAATCAAATAGTCCCCCTTTTTAGGTAATAACTATATTGTAAACTAAATTATGGAAATTTGAAATTGTAATATTTATATTATTAAAATTATTCTTAAAATTTATGGATTGTATTTGGTGAGGGATTATGTTTTTGCATAGATTAGCGGTGATTAGTAATAAACTTATAAACTTTATCCTACCTAACTTTTTTTTACGGTCAAAAAAAAGCATCTCTGATGTATTGGATGCAATAATCATATCGTTATCTATGACCACTTCCAACTGCTTAAACAAGTCAAATTTAATGATTAGATTTTCAGCTACTTCTTCAGTGACAAATCGAGTTCCGCTAACTGCTTCTTTTAAATCAGTTGATGTAAGAAATTTGTTTCAATGTTTTTCTAGACATTTTATTTGTATCAGCTTTACTTTTTGACGCCAGTTCAATATTTTCTGAGCATTTAAAACTTAAAGATAAAGAAAAGTAATAGACAACTTAAAGTAAAAAGACAGGTAGCTTGTTAAAAGCCAACTGTCCTTCTTTGTTATATAGAAACTGTAGAATAGAGCCCTTTAGATGTTTCACTCTCGTAATGGGTATGTGTTAATCAGGAAAAGCATGCTTACATTCGACTGAAAACATCTATCTCATCTTTCTAAATGGAAATCTATATAGTACTCTCACTTCTTGTAACCTGCTTAATCAATTTTTTATTCCCTTTATTCAATATACTCTCATAGTCGATATATTCGTAAATATCATCTGTTATGCTATTACTGAATTTTGATAACTCTTCAATCGTTAAATCTTCAATCGCCTTCTTTTGGTCTTCACAATAAATAATGATTTTACCTACGATTTCATGGGCATCTCTAAATGCTGTTCCTTTACTCACTAAATAATCAGCAACTTCTGTTGCATTCAAGAAGCCTGCTTTAATAGCCGCTTTCATATTTTCTTGTTTCACATGCAGCGTTTCAATCATTTTAGCCATAATTTTTAAACAATCCATTACTGTATCGACAGCATCGAAGAACTGCTCTTTATCTTCCTGCATGTCTTTGTTATAAGTTAGTGGCAATCCTTTCAGCGTTGTTAATAATGCGAAGAGAGAACCATAAACTCTACCAGTCTTGCCTCTAATCAGTTCAGCGGCATCGGGATTTTTCTTTTGAGGCATAATACTACTACCAGTTGAATAGGCATCATCCATTTCGATAAATTTAAATTCCTGGCTACTCCAAAGTATGAGCTCTTCACTAAGTCGGCTCATGTGCATCATCATTATAGAAAAGTTAGACATGAGTTCAAGTAAGTAATCGCGATCACTTACACCGTCCAGAAAGTTCTCAACCGGTTTTACAAAACCTAAAAGGTCAGTTGTTATTTGGCGATCGATATTATGTGTTGTTCCTGCAAGCGCCCCACATCCAAGCGGGTTTTCATCTAGAATATCAATCGCATTCTCAACTCTTTTTTTGTCTCGGCTAAACATTTGTGCATATGCACCTAGATGATGTCCAAATGTTACGACTTGTGCCCGTTGCAAATGAGTGTATCCAGGCATGATAACATTATTGTTTAATGCTTTTTTACTCAATGAATCAATCAGTTCCTGAATAGCGATCGTCACTTCTCTTGCTTTGTTTTTTGCATATAGCCTTGTATCTAAAGCTACCTGATCATTCCTACTTCTTGCCGTATGAAGTTTCTTCCCGGTTTCTCCAATTCGCTCCGTCAAATTCATTTCCACAAAAGAATGGATATCTTCATATTCACCCTCCACTTTCAACTCACCTGACTCAATATCACTCAATATCGTTTCTAGGCCATTAATAAGTAGATTTCCTTCTAACTCCGTGAGCAATTCACATTTTAAAAGCATTGTTACGTGCGCTATACTTCCTGTTATATCCTCGAAATACAGTCTATTATCAATAGGTAGAGATGTATTGAATTTCTCCATAATTTTATCTTCTCGCTTTGTAAATCGTCCACCCCAAAGTTTCACTTATAATTCAACCCTTTCACTATGCTTTCTATCCTGTGTTTTAGATATGATAAAAACAGCTGTTACAAGTAATATAATTGTCAAAATCAACGTTAATGCACTCCCTGTAATACCAGCAACGATAAAACCTACTAATGCAATTGCTGCATTGAGTATCGCGTATGGCAACTGTGTTTTAACGTGATCAATATGATCCGCCCCAGCACCAGTTGATGATAAAATTGTAGTATCGGAAATCGGTGAACAATGATCACCGAAGATACCACCCGACAACACTGCTCCTATACAAACTAGTAAATGCGCATCGAGACCTACAGCCATTGGAATGGCGATTGGAAGCATAATTGCAAATGTTCCCCATGAAGTACCAGATGCAAGAGACATTGCTGCTCCGACCAAGAACAAAATTGCAGGTATTATGAAAGCTGGTACATTTCCTTTCATCGCCTCAACGATGAATGCTGCAGTCCCCATATCATTGATTACTTTCCCAAGCGACCATGCGAGGACAAGCGTGAGTGCGACGTAAACCATTTTCTGCATGCCGGTTGTATAAATATCAATAATCTCTCCGAATTTTTTCGACTTATTTATAATCATTAAGATAATAATCGATAACGCCGCAAATAAATATGCAGCACTTAAAGAAACTCTGAATTCATTTCCTGGTACAGGCTCGAACGGGAAGCCATATGAAAATAATAGTCCAAATAACGTAATAAACAGCACTAATAACGGTAGCCATATAAATATAGCGCGCCCGCTATTTTGGTATTCCTCAAGTTTATCTGGTTTTCTTAGCGGTTTCGATTCGGGCCAATACAGTTCACCTGTTTGCTGTACTCTTCTTTCCGCCTTTGCCATAGGTCCAAAATCCAATTTCATAAATGCCACAAGAGGCACCATTGAAACAGCTAATATAGCATAAAACTGAAATGGTATAACTTGAATTAGCGTACTAAATTCGGACGTGTTTATATTCAATAAATCAAATTCTTTTTTTATAAGCCCCATTATGTACACACCCCATCCAATGAACGGAATCAATACGGCGACAGGAGATGATGTAGAATCAATGATCCATGCCAGTTTCTCTCTTGAAATTTTCGCTTTATCAAAAATCTTTTCAAAAACTGGCCCTACAATCAATGGGGTTCCCAAATCAGAGAAGAAAATAATAATCCCTCCGAACCAAGCAGATATTTGTGCTTTAGCACGAGTATTGATGTACTTTACAACGCTTGAAGCAAGTGCAGCACCTCCACCGGATTTCTCCATAAGAGCTACGAATCCACCAATAAAGAATAACAATACTAGAACAGCCGCATTATAACTATCAGCAACTTGCGGAAAAATAAAATTTCCAATTACCTCCATTGTTGCTTCAAGAGGACGTCCTCCTACAAGGATTAGAACTCCAATATATACCCCCGAGAACAACGATATGACAACATTCTTTGTAACAATTGCGAGAACTACAGCAATTATTGGAGGTATCAAAGATACCCAACTCATATGCTCCATAAATAAATCTCCCCCTTAATAAAATGGTATTACAGTTTCTCTGAAAATCACATTATTTTGAAGGTAAATAATCAATAATTACCCTAAATGAAATTATAATTATTAAATCTATTATAAGCAACAACATTTTTTAATTTTCTGTTATTTTTATTCCAAAATAAAAATTTACTAGCGAGTTAACTAGTCCTTCTCGTCATAAACAACTTTTTTTGGCGAGTTTGTCAATTTGTAAACACGTCTAGGTCTTCCTTTTGTAGGATATTCTTCTACTCCGATACATTCCGCAAAGCCCGCATTACATAAATCTTCTATAAAGCGCCTTGTATTTCTTTCGTCTTTAGATAATTGAATAGATATATCTTTAACTGTAAAACTTCTTATTCCTGCATTTCTTGTCAATGAGTATATCTCAATATAATTCTTTATATTTATTTTTTCTTTTTTGAGCCTAGTAATAAAGTTCTCATCATTAAATTGTAGAGTTTCAACACTTTCAAGTTTGTTACTATCTACTTCAATGACCTCACCGTTTTCCTGAATAATAATTATGGAACCATACTTTTCTTTGGATTGTTTAAGTGCCTGGTTTGCATTCGATTCCGCAGAGAATATGGTTTCACCAAGTCCTATTCCTATACCAACCTTCAATCCAGACTCCAAAATCAATTTATTAACTGTTTCTTCAATTCTTTGCAGTTCTCGTTCACTGTCAGCACGCGAACTAAATATTAGATATCTTCCAAGTCCTTTTTCAAACAGTGAACCATTTAAACATTCACTTAAGTTAATTAAAATTTCTTTAATTTTTAATTCTAGGTGTTGCAGTTGATAAGTTTGTTTTGAACTTTTAAAATGATTCTTTAAAAAGTCTATTTCAAATAGATGAACAGCAACTTGTGAACCCATAAAATAAAAGGTCTTTAATTTTTCTGAAAGGATATTTAAAGTGTGACGGATTTCAATATCACTAGTTGAAATCCTAAATGCGGGAACACCGCGTTCTTTAAGTTGTATATATACCTCTTCAAAAGATGTAATAGCTCCTTTTGTCTCCTTTTCGTTCCATAAATGAAAATGAAAATCTGTCAATTCATTAGTAGAAGTTCTTTCGGAAAAAGTTTTTACATGAATCGCTCCCGGTTTTATATTAAGTTGGTAAAGTGCATTCTCCCAATGGCTTTTTGATATTTCATCTATACTCAAACAATCTAAAAAAGAACCTGTTTTATGTGAGAACTCCAACAACCCTTTAAAAATCCCTGCTTCAGTATGCTCGATATAAATTTGTTTTTCCGTACTTCCAGTAACCTGACATGCTAAGTTATAAGAAATTCTCCCTGAAAAAATCCAGAAATCAACTTTATTATCATTATATTTTACAATATCCTTTGTTTCTCTCACTTCTTTATATGGATACATCAAGAAAATTACATCCAACTTTAACTCTTCTGCTATGTCTATAATTCTTTCTACTGTAGATTGCGGACCAACAACTCCTACTCTAAACATGGGAAAACACTCCTTCAACAACATTATTTTTACATAAGAAAAGCTTTCTAATGAATCTTTATGCATTGTTTTCATATTTTTTATATTGCATCCTAACTCCTTATTATACTTTTGGAGCTCATTTTTTTAGTTTATCCTCCACTTTATCTTTTGTCATCCCGTTTCCTATGTAATGAGTATTACATGTTCTGTGCTTATCAAACTCGAGATTCGAACGAAATCCTAAGAGAAGGTATACTGATGAGCAATCAAGGATTCTACAGGCTTTGTTAAATATTCGACAACCGAATTAAACAACTTGATCATGACATAGTGCTCACTCATACCAGAAAAGTACTTTTTATAATCTCACGAAAACTGTGCGGGTTCTTCTTAACAATAAATCAACCAGTTATCAGTCTCTGTTTTTGGATAATGACTTAGGTACATGCTATACTAATAAATGATTTATTCGAAAAAGGAGTGTTTTAAATGACAAAAAAAGGTTATTTTTTAATGGATTCTGGAGAAAAAATTGAATTTGATTTATTCCCAAATGAGGCACCAAACACAGTAGCAAACTTTGAAGAGTTAGCAAACAGCGGATTTTATAACGGAGTAGTATTCCACCGTGTAATTCCTGGCTTCGTAAGCCAAGGTGGAGACCCAACTGGTACAGGTATGGGCGGTAGCGGAAAAAACATTAAATGTGAGACAGCTGGAAACCCCCACACACACCAAGCAGGAAGCCTTTCTATGGCACATGCTGGTAAAGATACAGGTTCTAGCCAATTCTTCATCGTTCACGAGCCACAACCGCATTTAAACGGTGTTCATACTGTTTTTGGTCAAGTAACAAGTGGTCTTGAAGTTGCAAAAGCTATGAAAAACGGCGCTAAAATGGAAAAAGTAGAAGTTTTCGACGCTGAATAGAATAGTGTAAGCGCCTATGCAAGCCCCAACAACGTTCTTCTGCGACGAGCTTTGCGCAGGAGCAGGCGCTAGAACTAGACAGATACCGAGAAAAAGGATACTTTTTTTGGATATAAAAAAGCAAAAAGCAGCTCCCCAAAATTTGGGGAGCTGCTTTTCTTATAGTAAAAATATTATGCCGAATATAAGTAGAAGAGGCAGGAGCAATACAATCCAACTTATAGGATGAGCAAAGTTTAGAGTCCAGCCTACGCCAAATCGCTTTTCTACCATTATACTTGGATCATTTTTGTTCAAGTAAAATAATCCACCCTTCCAATATCGATCCTCGTCAACAGCTATCTTGTTTTCTAAGGTCGTACTGTTTCCTCCTACATTTAGCCGAGATCCGCTTTGCCCTACTTTTATAGTATAAATGCCGATAACTGTAAATGTTAATAGTAAGAAAATCAGTGGTAGAACCCACATGATAATAGATGAGGATATTTCCGGATGAATTGTTTGTAAGTGAAAATATCCCATCATTAGCGTTATACCAATAGTGATAAAGAGCGCTAATAAACTTGTATATTTTCGAAACGCGAGTTGCTGTGTAAGAGAAGTTTTTTTGTTTGCTGGATTAAGGCGAGCACCTGAAAATTTCATACCTTCACTCATCAATAGGAACATACCTTGCATAACTAGTAGAATAAGTGGCATTGCAATGACACTAAAATATGTCTTTTCGCTAAATGCATCCGCTTCTCCAGTTGGTCCCCAATGAGTAGGAATCATCTCTGGCAATTGGTCATATTTCATAAATGTATAAATGATTAATCCCACCGTAACAATCATAGGTATGATAAAGATAACGCGGGGTATTAGTTTCAGTTTTTCTTGAAATCTCACATCGACTACTCTCACTTCACTTTTTCCACTTAACCACCCTTGTGTTTCTTTTAGTTTTTTCATTCGAAGATGCATTATAAAATAGTATCCGATGCTCACAAACAAGGTTGTAAACTGGACTCCTACACTCACTAATGCAAACGTTTCCTCTGCTGGATTTTGTGTTAAAGCCCACCAAAGATAGACCACAAAAATAATCATTCCGAATGTTAATACAACCGTTGTATACCTATTAATTAGTTTTACTACCTCTGGATCTTTTGTATGGCTATCTGGTACATACACTCCAAATGCTTCTGTCGGCTTTAAAAATTTTGGCATAAATGCTTGTAAAACGGTAATGAAAAATAGTATAAATCCAAATAACGCAATAATCATTCGTTCCCCTCCTCAATATTTTGCACAAGCTTACGTACCATAACTACCAGTTCTTCTTCCGAGAGCTTTAGGACCAATCCCTCTGTTACAAATGGTCGTAGTTGCGCTTCTAGTTTTTGCTTTTT carries:
- the argH gene encoding argininosuccinate lyase is translated as MKLWGGRFTKREDKIMEKFNTSLPIDNRLYFEDITGSIAHVTMLLKCELLTELEGNLLINGLETILSDIESGELKVEGEYEDIHSFVEMNLTERIGETGKKLHTARSRNDQVALDTRLYAKNKAREVTIAIQELIDSLSKKALNNNVIMPGYTHLQRAQVVTFGHHLGAYAQMFSRDKKRVENAIDILDENPLGCGALAGTTHNIDRQITTDLLGFVKPVENFLDGVSDRDYLLELMSNFSIMMMHMSRLSEELILWSSQEFKFIEMDDAYSTGSSIMPQKKNPDAAELIRGKTGRVYGSLFALLTTLKGLPLTYNKDMQEDKEQFFDAVDTVMDCLKIMAKMIETLHVKQENMKAAIKAGFLNATEVADYLVSKGTAFRDAHEIVGKIIIYCEDQKKAIEDLTIEELSKFSNSITDDIYEYIDYESILNKGNKKLIKQVTRSESTI
- a CDS encoding peptidylprolyl isomerase, yielding MTKKGYFLMDSGEKIEFDLFPNEAPNTVANFEELANSGFYNGVVFHRVIPGFVSQGGDPTGTGMGGSGKNIKCETAGNPHTHQAGSLSMAHAGKDTGSSQFFIVHEPQPHLNGVHTVFGQVTSGLEVAKAMKNGAKMEKVEVFDAE
- a CDS encoding DUF1648 domain-containing protein, yielding MIIALFGFILFFITVLQAFMPKFLKPTEAFGVYVPDSHTKDPEVVKLINRYTTVVLTFGMIIFVVYLWWALTQNPAEETFALVSVGVQFTTLFVSIGYYFIMHLRMKKLKETQGWLSGKSEVRVVDVRFQEKLKLIPRVIFIIPMIVTVGLIIYTFMKYDQLPEMIPTHWGPTGEADAFSEKTYFSVIAMPLILLVMQGMFLLMSEGMKFSGARLNPANKKTSLTQQLAFRKYTSLLALFITIGITLMMGYFHLQTIHPEISSSIIMWVLPLIFLLLTFTVIGIYTIKVGQSGSRLNVGGNSTTLENKIAVDEDRYWKGGLFYLNKNDPSIMVEKRFGVGWTLNFAHPISWIVLLLPLLLIFGIIFLL
- a CDS encoding Na+/H+ antiporter NhaC family protein; the protein is MEHMSWVSLIPPIIAVVLAIVTKNVVISLFSGVYIGVLILVGGRPLEATMEVIGNFIFPQVADSYNAAVLVLLFFIGGFVALMEKSGGGAALASSVVKYINTRAKAQISAWFGGIIIFFSDLGTPLIVGPVFEKIFDKAKISREKLAWIIDSTSSPVAVLIPFIGWGVYIMGLIKKEFDLLNINTSEFSTLIQVIPFQFYAILAVSMVPLVAFMKLDFGPMAKAERRVQQTGELYWPESKPLRKPDKLEEYQNSGRAIFIWLPLLVLFITLFGLLFSYGFPFEPVPGNEFRVSLSAAYLFAALSIIILMIINKSKKFGEIIDIYTTGMQKMVYVALTLVLAWSLGKVINDMGTAAFIVEAMKGNVPAFIIPAILFLVGAAMSLASGTSWGTFAIMLPIAIPMAVGLDAHLLVCIGAVLSGGIFGDHCSPISDTTILSSTGAGADHIDHVKTQLPYAILNAAIALVGFIVAGITGSALTLILTIILLVTAVFIISKTQDRKHSERVEL